Within Macaca nemestrina isolate mMacNem1 chromosome 12, mMacNem.hap1, whole genome shotgun sequence, the genomic segment GTGAAAGATGAAGATCTGAGAAGCGAGGGTGAGAGAACGTGGGCTACATGGAATTTACTAAAGGGCAGAAAAAAGAAGCAATCCAGTAGTTAGTAGGCACcatgagaaaacataaaatatattgatGTACGCTGCAAACAACTCGTGGCATAATATGAAAGAAGCCCTGCAAATGGCAGGGAACTGTAGTCACCTGCCCCAAGCCACACATTGGAAAGAGCTTTGTGGAGGCAGCCAGGGCATCCTAGCAGGTGTGAAAAATAACTAAGAGCCAATTATCCCCccccagaaagaaagaaggggatgCACCAAGAGTGTGAactagaatggaagaaaaaatattactgATCATAAGATATATCTTAGCCAacaactaaatattttaagatactcCTTTATTGAATATCCTCAGAAACCCCATGAAgagtgtattttattatttgtctccATTTCTTCATTCCATTGAAAATGGGATTCAATATGGCTCTCTTCTCAGAAGGCACTCTCTGAAGCCATTCCACCTCCCTAGTTCTCCTCAGTACTCCTTATGCACACCAGTAAACCTATTTACTCACAAGCTCACCATTCTCTGAAACCATAAACCTATTTAGGACTCAGGCACATGGCATGATGCAGGAAAAAATAGTCAATGCTCAAATATGCCTGGTGAATGAATCCACTAATGAGTCAAGAAGAATATGCTAGGAAGTAAATGATGAAGTTACATGTTCATTTCTACCAACAGGAGAATTTCTCAAATATCAAGAACTGCAACCCCTCCTCACCCCCCGGAAATAACTCTTTACCTAATTTCAGTCACTTCTAAGCCTAGTTCCCTGGGGTGTGAGCACAAGGAGCACCTCGTCTCAGATAAAGAGGTGCCTTGACCCTCTTCATAAGTGAGCAAACTGTGTGTGGTGAAGTCAGAGGTTTCAAATCTCATTTCTATCAATTGCTGCTTTGTGACAAGTAGCAAGTTATTCATATTGTCTAAGACTCACTTTCCTTAAGTGTGAAATAAGGATACTAGCCAGTTCTAAGAATGGATGTCTACTCCCTGCATTAAGAACGTACGAAGTGCACTGTGCATACTACAGCCCCTGGCATAAAGTGATGCTTAATAAACATTAGCTAAATTTTCCTGTGACTGTAATACAATAAGGTATTTTCCATTCCTGGAACAGCACTGGCCTTTTAGGCTTCAGTGTCTTCAATCAATCAATGTTCCAACAAACATCAACAGGTCATCTGTCTAAACTAATGACTGCCCCTGTGTAAAGGATGGGGCCTAAGAGTGAAGTTGTGATCAAAGCCCTTCACATTCAGGAAAATCCTGCCTATACCATCACTTCCCTTGTACTCCTCAGTACTCCTTATGCACCAGCCACCCTGGcctgaaaatatttcagaaacatcCTGTGCATTGATCTGTACACTCACCTTTTCTTATGctacttcctttctctcttcattATTAACTTTATGATAAACTACTCAATTTTAAGTGTCACCTTATTCAGCTTTCCCACACAGAAATAATAATTTCCTCTGTATATTCATAATCCTCCATTCATAATTAAAGTGCATACAATAATGTCTCTTATTCTGATTACTTGGAGATATTGTCTGACTGTCATTCATTAGAGTATAGACCACCACCTTTCATATTTGCGTGTTTGTTATGGAGATTATGGAATATGCCAAAAGCTCCTGGTGACATTGCAAAGAATGTTGAAGATTTTatcttcttctgcctctgtgagTAGGAGGTGAGGTTCTGAAAGTTCCCAGCTATGCCTACTGCAAACCACAGTGGCACTAGCCACACAGTCTTTCACTTGCTGGGCATCCCCTGCCTAGAGGACCAGCACATGTGGATTTCTATCCCATTCTTCATTTCTTATGTCACCGCCCTTCTTGGGAACAGCCTGCTCATCTTCATTATCCTCACAAAGCGCAGCCTCCATGAACCCATGTACCTCTTCCTCTGCATGCTGCCTGGAGCAGACATTGTCCTCTCCACGTGCACCATTCCTCAGGCCTTAGCTATCTTCTGGTTCCATGCTGGGGACATCTCCCTGGATCGTTGCATCACTCAGCTCTTCTTCATCCATTCCACCTTCATCTCTGAGTCAGGGATCTTGCTAGTGATGGCCTTTGACCACTACATTGCCATATGCTACCCACTGAGGTACACCACCATTCTTATAAATGCTCTGATTAAGAAAATTTGTAGGACTGTCTCCCTGAGAAGTTACGGTACAATTTTCCCtatcatatttcttttaaaaagattgacTTTCTGCCAGAATAATATTATTCCACACACCTTTTGTGAACACATTGGCCTAGCCAAATATGCATGTAATGACATTCGAATAAACGTTTAGTATGAGTTTTCAATTCTAATGTCAACGGTGGTCTTAGATGTTGTACTAATTTCCTATATGCTGATTctccatgctgtcttccacatGCCTTCTCCAGATGCTCGCCACAAAGCTCTCAATACATGTGGCTCCCATGTTTGCATCATCATCCTCTTTTATGGGTCTGGCATCTTCACAGTCCTTACCTAGAGGTTTGGACACCACATTCCATATTGTATCCACATCCCATTGGCTAATGTCTGCTTTCTGGTTCCACCTATGCTGAATCCCATTATTTATGGGATCAAAACCAAGCAAATCCAGGAACAGGTGgttcattttttgtttataaaacagaaataactttGGTTTAAGAACTGAGTTTTCAGAATCTCTAGCTATCTGGTAAGTGGGTATGGAAGTGGTAGATGGGAGAGGTCAGCTGACACAGTAGGAAATAACTCAGTGAGTACCATGTCTGGAGCAAGGTCAACTGGGAAGTTGCAGGGCTTACTCTTCTGTTTTTTAAGGAACCTAGGACAGCAATGCAATGTTTGACTGAACAAACTACCTCCTGCACAGAGCCTGGGAGAGAATAGATTGATTTTTCAGAAGTCATGTATCCTTAATAGGACAACACTATCATGATCTTTGGAAATAGATAAAGTGGGAACAGTGCTCTGGCATTGGAATTTGTTCAGCTGTCCTCTACTGAGTTTC encodes:
- the LOC105468670 gene encoding LOW QUALITY PROTEIN: olfactory receptor 52B4 (The sequence of the model RefSeq protein was modified relative to this genomic sequence to represent the inferred CDS: substituted 2 bases at 2 genomic stop codons) — its product is MPTANHSGTSHTVFHLLGIPCLEDQHMWISIPFFISYVTALLGNSLLIFIILTKRSLHEPMYLFLCMLPGADIVLSTCTIPQALAIFWFHAGDISLDRCITQLFFIHSTFISESGILLVMAFDHYIAICYPLRYTTILINALIKKICRTVSLRSYGTIFPIIFLLKRLTFCQNNIIPHTFCEHIGLAKYACNDIRINVXYEFSILMSTVVLDVVLISYMLILHAVFHMPSPDARHKALNTCGSHVCIIILFYGSGIFTVLTXRFGHHIPYCIHIPLANVCFLVPPMLNPIIYGIKTKQIQEQVVHFLFIKQK